Below is a window of Epinephelus fuscoguttatus linkage group LG12, E.fuscoguttatus.final_Chr_v1 DNA.
gtgccatgaaaagcgattgttttttaccaagatgtCGCTGTGTTTTTAGCCTAGATTGTGCCCCGAAACTGGgtactttaagccaaaacatggaCTTTTTCTGACcatagcaaagtgttttttgtgcctaaacctaacaacactgttgaaactacaaaaaaaatcaacatatcCACTATATAAtagcatacaaatgtaacatggcAATTGGGTTATTTCTTCCTAATGAAATGAACACTTAGTTCTTCTAGCAGTTATTTCAGAGCCACATAAACACATTGGTTCTGCATATCATCCATCAATCACAGGAATAAAAGCATGATTGTTTTGTGAAAAAGGCAAcagctgcagagtttcagacagatttattgatattaatatatactgtacatagaATACTTACAGAGAGAATAGTTTCACCAAGCATAACTCTGTAATCATCTGTAGATACACAAATCATACTCAAAGATAAATACAAATTGGAATGCATATAACCAGTGACTGAATCATGCCAGCAGTTGCTTGTAATCAATCAGTCTGAGTAGTCTTGGGATGTGTGTGTTGCCTGCAGCAACATTACACCTGTGTTATTACCCTTCTCTGTGCCAACTGTTGGATGTGATGTGTTAGTGCAATGGTCTGCTGCACAGGCCCGATGAGTACAGTCACAGCTGTGATGACACTTGTTGTAAAACCCTGTAACCCCTGGTTGATGGACACATAGCTGGTTACACTCCTTATGTCAATGTTATATCTCTGAAATCAGATGTATTTGGGTCTTTTTGCTATTGTATTACCTCTGCTAACTGTTTGCATTGTTTGTGCATTGTGCCTGGACTGCATTCAGACTGTGAACAAATGACTTGTCACTAAAAGCACCGGGCATGACTTGATGAAAGAGGCTGAACTTATAAGACAATTGCAACTgtagaaaatgttgaaaatctTGGTCGGATAAAATCATGTTGACAAAGGTTGTTCTTGTGGACTAAAGCAGTTATGTTGTTTGAAATACATAGTGTGTTAGCTTTAAAGTAGAAACTACTTTGAAGGCTATGAAGTATAAAGTTTCCTGCTAGTACAGTTAGTCAGTTCACAACTTTGACACACAGCAGGTGTCCCTACACAACAAAAAAGGTCTACATAAAAGTGACTGGTACACGGACGACCCTTGTGCAATAAACTGTAAGCTGCTGAAATTGCGAGCCTTTTTTTGAAGTTAGACATTCACTATAACCCCATTGAGAACCAGCAGCCTCCAAATAGATCAAATCACGTGTACCTGAGCTCACTGCTGCTGGAAAAGTAAAGTCTTCTCTCTAGTGGTTTATTCCCTTTAAATAAAGATACAACTTCATGATGGAAAAGTCATCACTTAATCCCACCATGACTCGaaatagactttatttattctttatatcagtataaacaaacaaacaaaaaatagctTCTGGTAAGTAGTGCTATTAAATTCCACTGGAAAGGAAAAACACAGTCTGTCTTATAGTTATAAATGGAACTAGTaatggtatatatatatatgtcagaCACAGAATATACATTATAGTTGGTGTATCATTTGTAGATGTCATTACTTATGAGACCATCGTCGTTGTCAAAAGATTGTTCGTAGCTAgagatgaatttttttttctttccaaaagTAGAGAAAGTGTTGTACACATCCAGCTCTCCTCTGGGTGCCAGCTTCAGAGTGCTGTAGTCAGACGTGGTGCCAGGTATGTACACATTGTGCTGGTAGTCTGGTGGTTCAGAATGAGGCTGAGTGTACTTTGGGGTCCATGAGTAGTGAGGAACTGTTCCCTCTTGAAGAGACATCTTGCAGTCTGTTAAAAAATGCGCATAAATTACAGTTTGTATCAGAAGATTATTTCTGCAAAGAGCCAgtatttacatacagtatactTGATCTGAATAAGGTGGCTTTAAAGGCATCCTCTTAATTTCAGCTtaggaaaaaaaagccaaacacatCTTGCAGGGACTTAACTAATCCTCATTAAAatccccccaccaccaccaccaattTTGGGGCCTGGTATTATCTGCTTTTCAGTTTACCATTTTATATTTCAGAATAAATCCGCAGGCACAGACACAGGGAGAGCCCCCAACCCACCACTCTCTTTCATGCGAACAATAATGAACCCAAACTGCACAGTTCACCCACCGTTCATATGGTTTCCCCAGGTCCAGTACTGTGGTGCCACAGAGCAGGAAAACCCATGGTCATCATATTTTTGTTGACGAGTAAGAGTGCCCTCCATATTAGCTGAACTGTATCTGAAGATAAAGAGATAAAAGATATAAGTTTAGGCACGTGcatttatgtgtgtctgtgtgcatgtgtatgtattaTAACTACTGTAAGTCAACCAAGGTATTCACCTCTTGTATGCTGAGTTGCGTTGGTTCTTGGTCCAGGTCCAGTCCTTGTTTGAATACCTAAGCTGTACAgatgaaacataaaaaacacttaGTGACCAGCTCAGTTAGTCAGTTTGAACATGTGCACTGCATTTATGTCTTATGTCAACAGGAAACTGCACACCGCCATctaaacaacacattctcattccaacCATTCCATGGACTATCCACAGCAAGATGTGACGTGGAAGGTAGCCTGGGTGGGTTGGTGGTTGATGTTCtaggacaccgtgtcaacttcagcctgctacatgcattgtctgttttcaaaatacacatccgttttcacaggaaatgtgcagtttgcatacagtctctatcaaaataaatgtcctatgtcagtacaacaccgcaaattgacatttCTTTCCTTCTGCTATGAACACACATTATGTTTAGCCAGCACACAGgtggttgggttaaggcaacaaaaacacatggttgggtttaggaaaaaagaacaggctttggctttacaatcttaccgACCTTCCACCGACCTTCATCCAATCTGGGATCCAATCTTGGATGAAGGTcggtggttgctggacccatccgcGACACAACCCACACACCCACTTGGACTttttgcccccttaacttaAGTTGTTGTGTACTGCTTTTCCTCCTGTTGCTGCTGGGCGCCGTTACACAACAATGGCAACTGGCTGCGTGTAATGCTGACgctttttgtcagtgtctgatgctggaagtcagtGACCAACCACCAGgtttcgatgacttcagagtgagacttgGTTAGTCCAAAATAATAATTCGCAAATGTAATTATAATCATAAAAGaactttaaaaaatgctgtTATTACTACTATCAGTTCTAGTGTTGCGGTGTGCTGCAGTTTGGCGTGTGGTTTGTCTTAGGAGAAGCCGTTGCTCGTCTGCTGTAGGCAGGTACAATCAGTGTCAAACACCCTAATGTGTCTCTGTTTTATTACTATCAGTGTATAAAATTTGGAAAACTAGAGTGTACTTTGAGTGTTATGTTGGCTGAATCATTGTTGATTGTGATAGTTTTTTTAAGTGTTATGAAAGTGAACACTTTATGAATGGTTATCTCCTTACAATATTATTCTAAACACCTGTATGAATGTTATATCGCAAGCATACAACCCGTGCATTTTCTAGCCAACAGCCTATAGCTGTACATTCTGAATACATTCCACTCCCTAGTTTTGCATAACATTAAGATTTGTTAATTGGTTGTTGATTAATGGAAATGTATTATTGTCACACTGTATCAATATTAACACTCCACTTCAGTCAGGAAGTGTGTGAAAAAGTAATGTTAACATCAATGTGTCATTTTGCACTGGAACTATAAATGAGAGAtgctcatgttttgttctacaacataaaatacattagGAAATACTCCAGTTGTGAACTTTGGACcttctatgtgtcttaaaaaaaaaggccgTTGCTAACAAGGGGCTAAATCAAACTACTAAACATTATCacaccaagccaagccaaggttttacagtcttgttatggcGGTGACATTACGTAATGAGACCGTTGTGTAGTTTGTTAAAAGCCCAACGTTAGCCTTTTAcctctggtgattgcatttaggcttcaatagTCATCAAAGTGGTGTGCATTTATGAAGaatatcttgctgaacaaaacatgtaagtatcataaacatttgttcgCCACAGAGTTGATTTCCAGCAATGATCCAAAGTCCAATGGAGAAATCCccaggctttttgacaagggaaccagtgTGACGCTTACTTACgcatcagcctacagaaaaacgtcatccTGGCAGCACTCTACAATGGCAGGGCTAAAGGCATCATACTGTATAGTCGAAATCGGTGTGGCTGACATGACTTTGTGTTTGATGTTCATGTTGACAGCCGACAGTCAAGTTCCATAAAAAGAAACTCTAACAAAGTCAGGTTTTACTACATTATCTAATACATGTCTTAAACTGAGAAAGGGACATAAAATGCTCCCCAGAGCTACTTTATAATGATGGAGAAGATGTCACATCAATTGCAAAGTTAGTGTCCAATCTGCTGATGTGAGGGTTAACTTTGATAGATATTTTACTGATGTTGTTGACTTCagcaaaaatacagcagcagtATTAAGTACAACTTCAAGTGATAAAAACATATATCTCTTCTATCCCTGCAACACCTTTTATGCATGTCACACACCATGACATACTGTGGTAATTTGCCATATTGttatcatttttatgttttcactACTTGTGGGTTGGTTAAAGTAGGCCAGCCATTAGGAATTAAAGGCAGGGGGACTAAATTTTCCAAATTGGGCCTCTCATCCAAACTAACTCCTGCACCAACAGTGGTGCATAACCCTTAGCAAGGCCCCCTGGGCTTTGGGCCAGGGTCACCTCTGCCTTTTAACCCGCCTCCCACCCCCATTACAGTAGGCCTGGGTTGAGGATATATTTTCtataatataattatattaataataaatgacaGAATGTGTTAGAGCGCCCCCTACAGTGTAAAATGAATTTTGACATTTGCCCCTGAGTCAACCTGTCTGTCATTTCTAATTGAAGTGAGACAGCAGGCGGACTAGTTAGAGACATAGCTGGATGGATATAGTTTGGGGATACGTGTAATTCTGAAATGATAACAGAAATAACCCCTCTATTGTGCTGATGTGTATGCTTCGATAGATTTCAGCGTGTTACCTCGTTTGGGGTCGCTGCTCTGTTGTTGGCCAGTTCATTACGGTCCAGTGCGCTCCAGCCAGAGGTGAGGTAATCTGTGCTCTTGGCATTATTCTGCTGAACTGACATTACCGGGCTGCAAGGCTTAAGGAACATGAAGTCACTTTTGGACGACTCCGGTGTCAGACACATTTTGTAGCAATAGACCTGAGGGAGCGTCCCGTTGCTGTTTGCCTCCGCGCAGCCGGACGCGCTTGAAGACATCCGAACATTTAAGTTGGACTTTTTGAACACCTCTGTGGTGGTGGATGCTTCTGAgcgggagcagcagcagcaacacccGCCGATGGAGGGGAAGTTGGACTCTCTGCTGGACGGCCTGCCCTTCAGTCTCCGCACTGCAACCAGGACGATAATAGCCACCAGGAATGTGAAGGAGATTGCGCCCAGAGACACGATTAAGTACAGGGTGAAGTTGGAGCTGTGATGTGGGCTTAGTGACAGGTCACCCAAATCGGGCTGCGAATCTGGCAGGCTGTCAACCACTGACAGAATGATGGAAACAGTGGCCGAGAGGGGCGGCTGACCATTGTCCTTCACAAGAATGACCAATCTGTGCCTCGTGGGTTCTTTCTCCACCAACTGGCGTATCGTCCTGATCTCGCCTGTGTATAGAGCGATGCTGAACAAGCTCGGGTCTGTTGCTTGGAGCATCTGATAAAAAAGACGCGAGTTCTGACCTGCGTCTGCGTCCACCGCGCTGATTTTGGTGACAAGGTAACCGGCGTCAACTGATCTGGGCACCGCTTCGCTGGGCGCGGTGCCGTTTTGCGCAACCGGTGAAACAATTACAGGTGCATTGTCGTTTTGATCCAAAATAAATATAGTCACTGACACGTTGCTGTTCAGAGGTGGGAACCCTGCGTCTTGAGCCTGAACTGTGATCTGAAAGTTTTTAAGTTGTTCGTGGTCAAAGGATCGCAGTGCGTAAATGTTTCCGTTGTCCGAGTTTATGGACACGTATGTGGACACGGGCATTCCCTGTATGTCACCTTCCAGTATAGAATAGGAGAGGTATGCGTTTTGACCAGAATCTGGATCCAGTGCAGTCACAGAGCAAACAGATGCTCCCGGCGCATTGTTCTCAGTCAGATACACAGTATAGGAGGGCTGCTTGAAGCGGGGCGCGTTATCATTTACATCAGACACTTGGACCAAAATAGTTTTCCTTGTGAATAAAGGTGGGGAGCCCATATCTCGCGCAGTAAGGGTGATGTTGTACTCTGCGACCGCCTCTCTGTCCAGAAAATCACACGTTACTAATGTATAATAGTTCTTAAAGGATGAGTGGAGCTGGAATGGGACGTGATGGGGGATCTCACAGTCCACATTCCCATTTTCACCCGAGTCTTTGTCCATCACGCTGATGACAGCTATCACCGTACCCGGTGGTGCGTCCTCCTGCACAGGTGTGGACACTGATGTTAAAATCACCTCTGGAAGGTTGTCATTTTTATCTAAAACGTTCACCAGCACTTTACAGTGAACTGCTACAGCAGAGGGGCCTTTATCTTTTGCTTGTACATAAATTTCATGCATCCTGGACTTTTCATAATCTATCACTCCTTTAACTTTGATTTCCCCTGTGCGCGAGTCCACGCTGAAAAGCTGGCGCACTTTGATGGGCGCGTGGCCACTGAATGAATAGGTGATGTCAGCATTGGGACCTTCATCTAAGTCGGACGCATTGAGTTTTATGACAACTGTGCCCTTGGGTGCGTTTTCAGCCAGCCTCACTCTGTAAAATGACTGATCAAACACAGGCGCGTTATCATTTGCATCCAAAACGGTGATATCAATTTGCGCAGTGCCTGATCTCTCTGGCGCGCCTCCATCCACCGCCGTCAGAACCATTTGATGcgcgctctgctgctctctgtccaGTGGGTTTTGAAGGACCAGCTCTGCGAATTTACTGCCATCGCTGCGCGTCTGTATATCCAAAAGGAAATGATCATTTACACTTAGCAAATAAGTGCGGAGCGAGTTGGACCCGACGTCTAAGTCCTGTGCGCTCTCAAGTGGGAAACGGGATCCTGGCGCTGCGGACTCAGATATGTCCAAATTAAACTCGGTCCACGGAAAACTAGGAGAGTTATCGTTCACATCCAAGATCTCCATCTCCACCCTGTACAGCTCCAGAGGGTTTTCAATGACCACTTGCAAGTGAAAAGAACAGGACAAACTCTGTTCGCATAGTTCTTCCCGATCAATTCTTTCATTGACAAATAAAACTCCGTTTTCTAAATTTACCTCCACATACTGCTTCTTGGCACCTGAGACTATCCGGAACCTGCGCGCAGAGAGCTTTCCCAAATCCAAGCCCAGGTCCTCTGCTATATTGCCAACAAAAGCTCCATGCTCCAGTTCCTCAGGGATCGAGTAGCGAATCTGTCCCCGGACTGCATCCAAGAAACAAATGAACAACGCAAAATGGCAAACTACGTGCCATTTCCCACAGTACAGTCTTTTCTTCTCTCCGCGTTTGTCCATCTGTAGGCTGAAGCAGTGCCGCAACTCACACCCAGCGCTATGTGTCTGGTGCACTCATACAAGATGATTAAGGCAGAATTGTGCAAAATACAGTGTGGAAAAAACTTGACATTGGTGGGACTGGAACAGCGGCTGTCTGcctgagagaaaagagaggagagagaaagggatgTGCAAGGGCTACTAGCCTGTCTCAGATtagtgtgggtttgtgtgtgcgtgtgtttattATTGGCCCTACTGTTCCAATAGGAGGGAAACGACATCTGCTCTGATAATCTTTCCTGCCTACTAGCCCGATCAAATTCATGTCATAGTctccaggctttcaccgcaggTCAGACGTACTTGATTCAATTTCTTATAGGagtgtttcattattttcaacGGATGGAGTTTAGCATAAGCGGATATAAACAGCATATTTACTCTATCTCACTAAACCAATAAAAAGTTACAGTTGTAGGCTTTTAATTCTTGATCAAGCTACTTTCatttgaataaaatgttttactcGATTAAGTGTTGTTATGTGTTACGGTGCAGTAAAGATGTATATGAATTTGTGCTTCTAAAGATTTGGAGaggaattatttatttatttatttatttttcaataaattaATTTTCATAACAAGCTGAGACTATGGAAGGAAATCACTGTgaaaatcttttatttttttgtttatgattGGAATTGAGAACTTAAGTCATCCATGGATGAGTAGAAGCCTCTACTCAACCCAGCTTTCAAGACCTTACCCAGTTAATAAAGAGTGATAGCAATCCTTAAacgggaacaccacctaaattaggAATTCCAGTATGTACATTAGCTACTCTCTGTCAAAGTCAGAAACCAGAGAAATAAGTTTCAAACTTGTCATGTCATCatgtataaagtctggagctgctccatgggagactgattttatggacccacagaatgttttattttttttaaatgagttttatttttattgtagtgttctcagttcttaAACAAAAAATGTGCTTATATGCTCAGAAAATTCCCCTAGGTGTCATCTAGAAAATCTTGCACCATTTACTGTCAAtggcaacctggtctcactccagcGTTGGTCActgacttctggtgtcagacattGCCAAAAAAAGCCATCTTTTCACGTCAGCGTGATACACAAttgtcactgttttttgtttaacatCTCCCAGGGGCATCACAGGGAAACGCaacagcacaacagcaaaagttcAGCTGGCGGCAGTCAGTCAGAGttgggtgggcaggaggggtggtgggtcGAATAATCACCgcctttcacccaggaggccggtgttcactttcTGTATGATTGTAAAGTCAAACTCTgttcctttttcctaaacccaaccacgtgcgtttgttcttgaagggaaaaaaactcaATCTGTGGTGTTATACCtacatagtgtgtttattttgaaagagactgtgtgcaaactgtccatttcctgtgaaaacggaagtgtattttgaaaacagacaatgcatgtaacaggcagaggtTGATACGTcttcccagaacatcaacaaccgaCGCACTAAGGGTACCTTGCAAGTCATATCTTGAcgttgaaagtccatgaccaaatgtcgataagTGACAAGGCCAGATTGTGAATATGTCatcagtggagcagctccacattttataatgatatcacaaatttgagctttagcactctagtttgtGGATTTAGGAGAGAATTGTTCacatttactaatatttttggactgtcttagaccacaggaataacatgtatgagtTTTCaaaatgggtgtagttccccGTTAAGTAGAATACAGTGACTGCATTACAGCATTCGCATTATAAAAAGGAAAGtacatctgttttttgttttttttttataaaaaacagTTGCTAGAAACTCATGATAAAACAACTATGAAGTCTTGAAAGCGGAATGTGCAGTGACTCTATGAATAGTGTGGGTTTGATATCTGTAAGTTGTAAAATTGTCCTCAGGAAGCAGCTCCAATTCCCAGACATCAACACAGTATACCCCGGCAAGGATTGCTCCTGTTTAATAAAACAGACGTTTCAGCATATAGTTCAGCGTATTAATACTCAAACAGAGCAGTTGTATCTGTTTACCATCCACCTCAATGCATGCTCCACCCGTTTGCTCTGAAAAACCCAGTTCCCCTGGttaaaagctgaaaacacaatcTGTCTGCAGGAATGAAACTGCAGCAGATGGTGAGGTTTTCCATGGGCTCATGCTCTTTTTAATTAATGGAATGGAGATTAGAGGGCATTTTCCCTGGATCATTAGTGAACAGAGGAATTAAGACATTTTGTGAGGAATAATCCCAAGGCTATCCATGTGATGCACATGTGGTTTTCTCTCAGTGGTCATACTGACCTGCTTTTCACAGCCTAAGTGCATGGCATCACTTACGCACTGCAGAGACTAAGTAGCTGGGATAAGGGGACACAACCACCACATTTAGggatcaaaaatacaaaagagattatctctctgtcactccccctctctctctcatgcgcacacacacacccatacacagtctctctccctccctctttctctcactcaaGGGCAAAAGTAGAATATCAATCCCTTTGTCTTTAACTACTTCCCAGTTTTAAAATTGCAGGATTAGAACAGGTTAGCCTATATTCTGCAGCTTTTAACACTTAAGCGGTTTTAGTTGGACACAGTGTTGTGCATTCGGCTCTAATGGTAAAATGTCTGTCATGTAATGTAGTCTGAGTGTACCtaattattttgaattttatttaacCTCTTGTGAGACATTGCAGATGCTCTGCACCACCTGGTATGAAGAGCCAGCAGCAAACTGACAGCAATGACTTCTCACATGATTGACTGCTGTGGTAATGAGGGAAATTCTTCCTTCCATCTATTCTCCTGTTTGTCCTGCCACATTGTATACAAATACAACTTGTATTTCCTGTTATATTAGTAACAGACTATGAGAGCAAGgttcaaaacagaaaaatgaaataacatGGGACTTATTAAACACACTGCAAATTTTTGTATCCGATACGTTGAAATTTTACTTTTCAACAATATTGTGGTTatcatgtggttaggtttaggtacaaactccacttggttatggcaaggaaaagatcatgttttggcttaaaataccaggtCTCAGGGGCAAAAgccctgctggaaaagcagtgatatcTTAAAAAACGACCACTTTTCTTGGTACTATCTGGCCTGGTAACACACCAATGTctctacaaaaaaataaatcgcttttcatggcactattctgcctggaaacacacagatgtctctgtaaaaaacaatcacttttcatggcactaccCTAGCAGGAAATGCAaccatgtctctgtaaaaaaacaatcaccttatgtggcactatcctggcagttAACACACAGATGTCTCtgtgaaaaacaactgcttttcatgccactaccCTGGCAGCAAACACACCAatgtctttgtaaaaaacaatttttatgGCACTATCTCATCTGGAAATACACCagtgtctctgtaaaaacagacatttttattgGCACTATCCTGTCTGGATAAACACAGATGTCTctgttaaaaacaactgcttttcatggcactatcctggcagtaAATGCACTGATATCTTGGCAAAAAGCACTCACTTTTCATTGCACTATTACAgcagaaaagcagtgatgttttagaaaaaacaatcactttccCCAGCACTATTcttgatggaaaaacagcaaggGGTTTCTAAagaacacccacgtttggaggctaaaaagcagctggacaCTCAGTTGAAAAACAGCCAGTGTTGTTTGCttgtcttgaacagtggtctgcagcttggcaggcatctctcATGGGTGTCACGTTATCCACCAACCCCTCCACCTCTTAAAGACAAAGTTGGCTGATACActgcatcactttagaaatgttgatattatAGATATGACACATGCAAATGTAAGGCatttgtagtttgcagaaatgtatgatgccaacattttcctctgacaACTGGGCTGGAATGAGATCCTGCACTAGTGTTAGGCATGTGCAAACATTCACATGTGGGTTGGTCAGAAAGAAAGTGATGGTTTGAGTTGATCAGAAGCACTCACTCAGAGCAAATAACATTACCAGAAGAAAAGGATTTTGGCTTCAATTTGGGTATTCCATCTGTAAACATAGATTTTCATTAATAAATTAAGCAATTCAATAGTCTGCAAAAAATCAATTTGGATATTACCTCATGCGTATGGCTGATTGTGTTTGTTATTAAAATCTTTGTTGcaccacaaaaaatgttttcttttctgtcagaGCGCAGAAAAATCAGCAATCGAAAGGAATTAGAGGAGATGAAATGTAAAGTCCTTTgttctcatttcatttttacagaaATTGTTGTTATTATGGAGCCAGTGCTTTGATATTTATCGTCATTTTTCAATATTATGTTACATAAGTATTATTACCAACATTAAACTGTGTGTATACTGTTTGTAAAGAAAACCTTGGAAGCTCAGTTTGGTGTGAACCTATCCTTCTCTATGCCCCTTATAAATGTGGCAGCACATGGGTCACCACCTGAGTTATTAAGCTGGactcagtgtgtttgttggaaCTTGACATGGATGTCAGAGGAACAGAGGGACAGCTGGGAGCACAGTTATTGTTGCAGTTGTCACATAGGAACCTCTTGACACTGATAGTTGCTCAGAAGCCTTCTGGAATCATCACTAAATTCTTGTCTGGGCAACCCACAGCCACCAAGAAGTGAAAGGCAGAGCTGGAGAGCCTGTTTCTCTATCTGTTTTCCCATTTACAAATTGATGTGTGCATGAGGCAACTGCCTCCTTGCCAAACAGTGACAGTATGACACACTGTTGCCATGGCATTGACTGTACACAGACATGTCTGCGAGGGAAGCTGACAGTAACGTATGGGAATATAACGCTTTACATACGCATTTCAGGTTTCCTCATTCCACACTGACAGAGTATGTCCTCTAAATGTCACTGTTGACTTCTTAAGTAATATCTGTAACTGCAGAGTAGATGGGTTCCTTTAATAATGACTtacaaacatttatgactgtgtgCTCATGGGCTTCTCACTTTCTAAAAATCATCATGTCTGCTGTTACAAACTTCTTACTCCCCTTCTGATCTTATGTGTTCCAAATACTGGTGGTTTCTCCAGCAACGCTCCATATTAAGGTCCTGTTATAAGTCTTATTAAGTAGGTTATAAGAGCTTTACAAGTCCTTGAGATGCTTAATAACATTATTATCTAATAAAACTATTGAAGTACTAATAATAGCACCATACACATTTTCATATTATAAAACACTATATGCACTTACAAGAAAAGCAT
It encodes the following:
- the LOC125898231 gene encoding protocadherin beta-15-like, with product MDKRGEKKRLYCGKWHVVCHFALFICFLDAVRGQIRYSIPEELEHGAFVGNIAEDLGLDLGKLSARRFRIVSGAKKQYVEVNLENGVLFVNERIDREELCEQSLSCSFHLQVVIENPLELYRVEMEILDVNDNSPSFPWTEFNLDISESAAPGSRFPLESAQDLDVGSNSLRTYLLSVNDHFLLDIQTRSDGSKFAELVLQNPLDREQQSAHQMVLTAVDGGAPERSGTAQIDITVLDANDNAPVFDQSFYRVRLAENAPKGTVVIKLNASDLDEGPNADITYSFSGHAPIKVRQLFSVDSRTGEIKVKGVIDYEKSRMHEIYVQAKDKGPSAVAVHCKVLVNVLDKNDNLPEVILTSVSTPVQEDAPPGTVIAVISVMDKDSGENGNVDCEIPHHVPFQLHSSFKNYYTLVTCDFLDREAVAEYNITLTARDMGSPPLFTRKTILVQVSDVNDNAPRFKQPSYTVYLTENNAPGASVCSVTALDPDSGQNAYLSYSILEGDIQGMPVSTYVSINSDNGNIYALRSFDHEQLKNFQITVQAQDAGFPPLNSNVSVTIFILDQNDNAPVIVSPVAQNGTAPSEAVPRSVDAGYLVTKISAVDADAGQNSRLFYQMLQATDPSLFSIALYTGEIRTIRQLVEKEPTRHRLVILVKDNGQPPLSATVSIILSVVDSLPDSQPDLGDLSLSPHHSSNFTLYLIVSLGAISFTFLVAIIVLVAVRRLKGRPSSRESNFPSIGGCCCCCSRSEASTTTEVFKKSNLNVRMSSSASGCAEANSNGTLPQVYCYKMCLTPESSKSDFMFLKPCSPVMSVQQNNAKSTDYLTSGWSALDRNELANNRAATPNELRYSNKDWTWTKNQRNSAYKRYSSANMEGTLTRQQKYDDHGFSCSVAPQYWTWGNHMNDCKMSLQEGTVPHYSWTPKYTQPHSEPPDYQHNVYIPGTTSDYSTLKLAPRGELDVYNTFSTFGKKKKFISSYEQSFDNDDGLISNDIYK